attcaaatcaaaattcaaagagtggataattatcaaaataaaaagtaaaacaaaacatttatttaaaaaaaaactaaaaaagtaaaaaacttaCGTTGGAAgataaaaattatgtaattcatTATCGTAATTTGAAGTTATGTCTCAAACATGGATTAGTACTAGAAAAAGTTTACAAGATTCTAAAATTCACccaggaaaatttttgtaagccaTACATTGACATTAATACAAATTTgcgtaaaaatgcaaaaaatgttttccaaaaagctttttttaaattactttgcAACTCTGTATTTGGAAAAACTATAGAAAATCAACGTAAATACATGAATTTCAGATtaatttgtaatgaaaaaaaattgagtgctGCAATTAAAAAGCcttcattcaaaagttcagtaattttttcaaaacatgttaaAACGCTAAACGAGAAAAAGACatattgaattattaatttattagatcattgaaattttaaaatagcgaTATCACGGAAGATCACTATCGTGGTATCGTGATCGACATTTTTGCGATcgagtttaaaattttacttttcgatAAGTGAAAACAATATAATGGCACAACACTAGGCAGATTCACCTTGATGAGGGTGATGGATTACTTGGCGAAGACGTTCCACTGGTTCGAGGGCTGTATAATCCAACAGACTTCTTgacaaaactggaaaaaataatCAGTATTAATAAGGGAATATAAATCATATTATACTAAATAGCAATTCATTTCAGTAGAATCACATGCGAGTTAAGAGTGAATTTATTACTAACAATTTTGTTCGAATTGCCGCAAGCCAATCGTTCAAGTTTTGCCATTTCATAGTATCTTCGTCACTCTCTGGAAAACTAGGAATAACAttcgctttgattttttttataacataTTTAGACGAATCCGCACCAACCtagaaaatcaattcaaattaattctttggattcaagaagaaaaaaatagtacctactaAGGTTACTTACGCGAAAAACAACGAAATAATCGCATCCGTTAGAGATTACGGTCATGTGAAATTTATCATAACCTGGCAAGCCAGAAGGTTTAATACTTGGATACAAAAATGAAACCACTTCGCTGGTTAATTTCGGAGGAACGATCCATTTATCATGAAAAGCTTTTACATCGCATTTCTGCTCATGACGAAGAATCATCAACAATGCTGCTGCTAGTATGGCGTTCTTTGTCGGTTTATCTTCATCCGCAAACATTAGAAAATCttgattcattttattaatttcgttCGATAATCCTGTTTCGTCCGCTGCAAAACACAATTACTAGATAAATATGAATGTTTCTAGTTGAAATATAACAATAGAATAATTGTTACTTACTACTGGTACATGCATGACTCTCAGGAGATCCAGAATCGTCTAGTTTTCTTTTACAACTGGGTGTCACGGGATTGACCCCGTGTCGCGAGAATTCCTTCGAACGGAAATGTTTTTCTTCGATGCAAGAATCACTAAAAATGAACATGAAGATGTGACAAAAGAAAAGAGTGTGCATAGTAACATAGTAACGTGATATATAGAATACGTACAATTGGGCGATAGAGTCAACCAGCTGAGCTCTGAGCTCTTGGATCCAGATACGATCTTTTGTTTCGGAATCAACCGTAAAAAAGGGAATTCGAACGCGAGAGTAACTGAAAATGGAGTATCCACAACCTGATGGATCAGTTTGGAGCTGAAAATCAGATAAAAGGTACAATGCATACAAACTGGCATTCAGaatatttgagtaaaaataacTCACCTCCAATAGAACATAGAAATAATCTCCTTTGGTGGGCGCGGCTGTTCCACTTTGAAGCTTCGTCGAGTCTGAGAGTTCCATTCCATCTTCAATCAACGAAAGTGATATTTTCACACACGCATATTCGTAAACGTGTTTCGTGGGATCCAAACTATATTTTACACCACAGGGCAATGATTTATCAGTTTCAAATTTCGCTTTCCATTTGCGATCAAGAAACCAATTATGGATCAATGCGAAAAGTATAGCTGACTCGTCCGGCTTCTTATCTGCTGGAAAAGCATCGATTTTCGTTTTCAGAGTAAGCCATTCAGAGTCGCTTTCCGGCTTGGCGATTTCGAGATCCCTTGCTGCAAACAAATGATTTAGATTACAGGTTATTTTCTggggaaaaattcactttgtttcaaataaatggatattttttcagtgTTGTTACTACTTACTTGTAGATGAAATAAACCACCTTGTCTTCTGTTCGGTGCTAGTTCGACCACTATTTAGTTTGAAAACTACTTCACGTAGCAAATTTTCAGTGTCCGTAAGAAAACTCTCTGAATAGTCAGACATTTACTTGAAATTAGTGACGGAAAACAAAACaatcatcattttgattttgacaaattgacaGTTTGATACGCAACTCAAGAGTTCGACGAGTACCCGGATCCGCGATTCTTACCCGGGTCGGCCGGGTCTGAAAATTATCCGGTTCCTACCCGGG
This region of Planococcus citri chromosome 5, ihPlaCitr1.1, whole genome shotgun sequence genomic DNA includes:
- the LOC135847399 gene encoding uncharacterized protein LOC135847399, with product MSDYSESFLTDTENLLREVVFKLNSGRTSTEQKTRWFISSTTRDLEIAKPESDSEWLTLKTKIDAFPADKKPDESAILFALIHNWFLDRKWKAKFETDKSLPCGVKYSLDPTKHVYEYACVKISLSLIEDGMELSDSTKLQSGTAAPTKGDYFYVLLELQTDPSGCGYSIFSYSRVRIPFFTVDSETKDRIWIQELRAQLVDSIAQFDSCIEEKHFRSKEFSRHGVNPVTPSCKRKLDDSGSPESHACTSTDETGLSNEINKMNQDFLMFADEDKPTKNAILAAALLMILRHEQKCDVKAFHDKWIVPPKLTSEVVSFLYPSIKPSGLPGYDKFHMTVISNGCDYFVVFRVGADSSKYVIKKIKANVIPSFPESDEDTMKWQNLNDWLAAIRTKFFVKKSVGLYSPRTSGTSSPSNPSPSSR